In Paraflavitalea devenefica, the following are encoded in one genomic region:
- a CDS encoding winged helix-turn-helix domain-containing protein codes for MKNPIENLNKIFDSRIRLGVMSILMVNEEVSFNDLKQMMEVTDGNLASHIVNLEENGFIKVHKGFIGRKTNTTYSITKAGEKAFKEHIEALENMIKGVR; via the coding sequence ATGAAGAACCCGATTGAAAATCTGAATAAAATATTTGACAGCCGCATACGCCTGGGGGTCATGAGCATCCTCATGGTGAATGAGGAGGTGAGCTTTAATGACCTTAAGCAAATGATGGAAGTGACCGACGGCAACCTGGCATCGCACATTGTAAACCTGGAAGAGAACGGTTTTATCAAGGTACACAAAGGGTTCATAGGCCGTAAAACCAATACAACCTATTCAATTACAAAGGCCGGTGAAAAAGCTTTTAAGGAACATATTGAAGCATTGGAGAATATGATCAAGGGAGTACGGTAA
- a CDS encoding B12-binding domain-containing radical SAM protein, producing MKIKMILPALTEAKSPYWRPIKYSLFPPLGLATLAAYCSPEDDITLQDEHVETLNIEDEPDLVIIQVYITNAFRAYGIADHYRAKGCYVCLGGLHVSSLPDEAMPHADSIFIGPGEDTFPQFLQDFKEKRAQKIYTNKQRSIETIPPVRRDLIKRNLYLVPNSIVVSRGCPHHCDFCYKDAFFEGGKSFYTQRVDAALAEIERLPGRHLYFLDDHLLGNKKFSGALFEGMRGMNRVFQGASTIDAILRGDLIEQAARAGMRSVFVGFETLSEANLTQSNKKQNMGKDYRQAIQRLHDLGIMINGSFVFGLDEDRKDVFKKTVDWAVSSGLTTATFHVLTPYPGTRLFKDMQQAGRILHHNWDLYDTRQVVYKTVGLSAEELKEGYDWAYRSFYSWSNIFKASVQHDNLRHIIKHFAYAGGWKKFEPLWNFIIKTKGLNKMLPLLESILSKVNKKQDQPMTPFPAIA from the coding sequence ATGAAAATAAAAATGATCTTACCGGCGCTTACAGAGGCTAAAAGCCCTTACTGGCGGCCCATCAAATACTCCCTGTTCCCTCCTTTGGGATTGGCCACCCTGGCGGCCTACTGCTCACCGGAGGATGACATAACATTACAGGATGAGCATGTGGAAACGCTCAATATAGAAGATGAGCCCGACCTTGTCATCATCCAGGTATACATCACCAATGCTTTCCGGGCCTACGGCATAGCCGATCATTACCGGGCCAAAGGATGCTATGTGTGCCTGGGTGGTCTGCACGTGAGCTCCCTCCCCGATGAAGCAATGCCCCATGCCGATAGTATCTTCATCGGGCCGGGCGAAGATACCTTTCCGCAATTCCTGCAGGACTTCAAAGAAAAACGGGCACAGAAGATCTATACCAATAAACAACGCAGCATTGAAACCATACCGCCCGTACGGCGCGACCTGATCAAACGTAACCTGTACCTCGTACCCAATTCAATTGTGGTATCAAGAGGCTGCCCGCATCATTGCGACTTTTGCTATAAAGATGCTTTTTTCGAAGGCGGTAAATCCTTCTATACACAACGGGTAGATGCTGCACTGGCAGAAATAGAACGCTTGCCCGGCCGCCACCTGTACTTCCTCGACGATCATTTACTGGGCAATAAGAAATTTTCCGGGGCATTGTTTGAAGGCATGCGCGGCATGAATCGCGTATTCCAGGGCGCTTCTACCATAGATGCGATCCTGCGGGGCGATCTCATTGAACAGGCTGCGCGGGCAGGCATGCGCAGTGTATTTGTCGGCTTTGAAACCCTGAGTGAAGCCAACCTTACACAAAGCAATAAAAAGCAGAACATGGGCAAGGATTACCGGCAGGCCATCCAGCGCCTGCACGACCTGGGGATCATGATCAACGGAAGCTTTGTATTCGGCCTGGATGAGGACAGGAAAGATGTTTTTAAGAAAACAGTAGACTGGGCTGTATCCAGTGGCCTTACCACAGCCACTTTCCATGTGCTTACCCCTTATCCCGGTACCCGTTTATTCAAAGATATGCAGCAGGCCGGTCGCATATTGCACCACAACTGGGACCTCTATGATACCAGGCAGGTCGTGTACAAAACGGTGGGCCTTTCAGCAGAAGAACTGAAGGAGGGTTATGACTGGGCCTACCGTTCCTTTTATTCCTGGAGTAACATCTTTAAGGCAAGCGTGCAACATGATAACCTGCGCCACATCATCAAACACTTTGCGTATGCCGGCGGATGGAAAAAGTTTGAACCCCTGTGGAACTTCATCATTAAAACAAAAGGACTGAACAAGATGCTGCCGTTGCTGGAAAGTATTTTATCAAAGGTTAACAAAAAACAGGATCAACCCATGACGCCTTTCCCGGCCATTGCCTGA
- a CDS encoding DUF4153 domain-containing protein gives MNKKISQGILVIAGGILFSLVFWQEKLGINTVLFDAFILAALFYLYANARQNAVVRWLVIGHLTCLVMIVLHNTLLSKIAFSITLLLIAGFAEYTHRSAWFAGGSVLLNIIFCVASFADQFKRKPGTKRKRTGLSKFIRFAIFPVLLLALFFIIYLSANSVFQAMAARFELYIGRFFFSFFNVFSPQRLLFLFFGVYVTGSLLMRSRVNYFTHKESACQDELQRSRISWKQRIQMPGWQFTETIMGRLARGMMALKNENTTGIISLLLLNTLLLAINIIDVSYLWINFDYMGDVFLYKMVHEGTELLIVSIVLAMLVVLFFFKGNLNFYRRNKWLKYGAYAWIWQNCILVISVLLRDYYYIARYGLAYKRIGVLFFLLMVLIGLTTVFIKIWQRRTSYFLFRVNAWAGVILLVLASTIHWDEFIAGYNLQRKDRVPLDAEFLLTLSDKTLPLLEANLEAFKKRQAEIPKELSDSRSGSDSWSRDNTCDTCFVEQIRARKDRFLQQQSHRTWLSWNYADAYTAQYFRNHPVSH, from the coding sequence ATGAACAAAAAAATTTCACAAGGAATATTGGTCATTGCCGGAGGCATTTTATTCAGCCTCGTTTTCTGGCAGGAAAAACTGGGCATCAACACCGTATTGTTTGATGCATTTATACTGGCAGCCCTTTTCTACTTATACGCCAATGCCAGGCAAAACGCTGTGGTGAGGTGGCTCGTGATTGGCCATCTCACCTGCCTGGTTATGATCGTACTGCACAACACGCTGCTGAGCAAGATCGCCTTTTCCATTACCCTATTGCTGATAGCAGGCTTTGCAGAGTATACGCACCGGTCGGCCTGGTTTGCCGGCGGTTCTGTATTACTCAATATCATCTTCTGCGTGGCTTCCTTTGCCGATCAGTTCAAACGGAAGCCGGGCACAAAGCGGAAGCGCACCGGCCTGTCAAAGTTCATCCGTTTTGCCATCTTCCCGGTATTGCTGCTGGCCTTGTTTTTTATCATTTACCTTTCTGCCAACAGTGTTTTCCAGGCAATGGCAGCCCGCTTTGAGCTGTATATAGGCCGCTTCTTCTTCTCCTTCTTTAATGTATTCTCGCCGCAACGGTTGTTGTTCCTGTTCTTTGGGGTGTATGTCACGGGTAGCCTGCTCATGCGCAGCCGCGTAAATTACTTTACCCATAAAGAAAGCGCCTGCCAGGATGAGCTGCAACGTTCCCGTATATCCTGGAAGCAACGGATCCAAATGCCCGGCTGGCAGTTTACTGAAACCATCATGGGCCGTTTGGCCCGCGGCATGATGGCCCTGAAAAATGAAAATACCACCGGCATCATCAGCCTGTTATTACTAAATACATTGTTACTGGCCATCAATATCATTGATGTGAGCTACCTCTGGATCAACTTTGATTACATGGGCGATGTATTCCTGTACAAAATGGTGCATGAGGGCACGGAACTGCTCATCGTATCTATTGTACTGGCCATGCTGGTGGTATTGTTCTTCTTCAAGGGTAACCTTAACTTCTACCGCAGGAATAAATGGCTGAAATATGGCGCCTATGCCTGGATATGGCAGAACTGCATACTGGTCATCTCCGTATTGCTGCGCGACTATTATTACATAGCCCGCTATGGACTGGCCTATAAAAGGATTGGTGTATTGTTCTTCCTGCTCATGGTGCTCATCGGTCTCACTACAGTATTCATTAAAATATGGCAGCGGAGAACCTCCTATTTCCTGTTCCGGGTGAATGCCTGGGCTGGGGTAATATTGCTGGTATTAGCTTCCACCATTCACTGGGATGAATTCATTGCCGGCTACAACCTGCAACGGAAGGACCGGGTGCCACTGGATGCAGAGTTTTTACTCACCTTATCCGATAAAACCCTGCCCTTGCTGGAAGCCAACCTCGAAGCCTTTAAAAAGCGGCAGGCTGAAATACCGAAGGAACTATCCGACTCCCGCAGCGGATCTGATTCCTGGAGCCGGGACAATACCTGCGACACCTGTTTTGTGGAGCAAATACGGGCACGGAAAGATCGCTTCCTGCAGCAGCAATCTCACCGTACCTGGCTTTCCTGGAACTATGCCGATGCGTATACTGCGCAGTATTTCCGTAACCATCCTGTTAGTCATTAA
- a CDS encoding diacylglycerol kinase family protein, with protein sequence MKPGSFSIRARARSFRFAWQGIVAFLQREHNAWLHFMATVCVITLASLTGLDKTELLALVFAIGFVWVAEMFNTCIEHIMDFVSAEKHPDIKFIKDLSAAAVLIAAITALVTGCIIFIPKLFA encoded by the coding sequence ATGAAACCAGGATCTTTTTCTATTCGCGCAAGGGCCAGAAGCTTTCGCTTTGCCTGGCAGGGTATCGTTGCTTTCCTGCAACGGGAGCACAATGCCTGGCTGCATTTTATGGCTACGGTGTGTGTGATCACACTGGCCAGCCTCACAGGACTTGACAAAACAGAATTGCTGGCCCTGGTATTTGCCATCGGCTTTGTATGGGTAGCCGAAATGTTCAATACCTGTATTGAACACATCATGGACTTTGTGTCTGCCGAAAAGCATCCGGACATCAAATTTATCAAAGACCTGTCGGCAGCCGCTGTATTGATCGCCGCTATTACCGCTTTGGTTACCGGTTGCATCATATTCATTCCTAAACTTTTCGCATGA
- a CDS encoding DUF1361 domain-containing protein, translated as MKNIVKPLWQYRMVFLRSEVDRIMTLSMLFSAGMVLVRFLYTGERDFLFMIWNLFLAYIPYCISGWLQRTPSWAGYRLKFGLASIVWILFIPNSFYILTDLFHLGWHYGVPLWYDLALIISFAWNGLLLGILSVRQMEKIVQLYLPGKTAWLFLYPVMMLNALGVYIGRYLRFNSWDVITNPFGLITDIAQLVAHPLQYREAWAMVICFSALMILVYTTLRKVSRMIW; from the coding sequence ATGAAAAATATTGTGAAGCCTTTATGGCAGTATCGGATGGTCTTTCTGCGCAGCGAGGTAGACCGCATTATGACCTTATCCATGTTATTCAGTGCCGGGATGGTATTGGTGAGGTTCCTGTATACCGGTGAGCGCGATTTCCTTTTTATGATCTGGAACCTCTTCCTGGCTTACATTCCTTATTGCATATCGGGATGGTTGCAGCGTACGCCTTCCTGGGCCGGATACCGGTTGAAATTTGGCCTTGCTTCCATCGTATGGATACTGTTTATTCCCAACAGTTTTTATATCCTCACTGATCTGTTTCACCTGGGTTGGCATTACGGTGTACCGCTGTGGTACGACCTGGCGCTGATCATTTCCTTTGCCTGGAATGGCTTATTGCTGGGCATTCTTTCCGTGCGGCAGATGGAAAAAATAGTACAGCTCTACCTGCCGGGTAAAACAGCCTGGTTATTCCTCTATCCCGTGATGATGCTCAATGCGCTCGGTGTATACATCGGGCGTTACCTGCGGTTCAATAGCTGGGACGTGATCACCAATCCTTTTGGCCTTATAACAGATATTGCCCAACTGGTAGCGCATCCCCTGCAATACAGGGAGGCCTGGGCCATGGTCATCTGCTTTTCTGCCTTGATGATCCTGGTATATACCACGCTAAGAAAAGTGAGTAGAATGATCTGGTAA
- a CDS encoding MBL fold metallo-hydrolase has product MLTVKEFAFSPLQENTYVIYNEQGVCCIVDPGCYFGNERNELKEFIWETHLTPKYLLNTHCHLDHVFGNKFVHDTWGLTLHLHEKEKVILDYGPTFGQNWGLPFDNYQGDLIYLRENDVIRLGDDQFVVLFTPGHSPGHISFYCPEQHFVVSGDVLFHRSIGRTDLPGGDFDTLAASIRNQLYTLPDETVVYCGHGPETTIGAEKRDNPFVKA; this is encoded by the coding sequence ATGCTAACAGTAAAAGAGTTTGCCTTCAGCCCTCTCCAGGAAAACACCTATGTAATTTATAATGAACAGGGCGTCTGTTGCATCGTTGATCCCGGCTGTTACTTTGGTAATGAACGCAATGAATTAAAAGAATTCATCTGGGAAACGCACCTTACCCCTAAATATTTGTTAAATACACACTGTCACCTCGATCATGTTTTTGGTAATAAGTTCGTCCATGATACCTGGGGATTAACCTTACACCTGCACGAAAAAGAAAAAGTGATACTGGATTATGGCCCTACGTTCGGACAGAACTGGGGGTTGCCCTTTGACAATTACCAGGGCGACCTCATCTATTTACGTGAAAACGATGTCATCCGGTTGGGTGACGACCAGTTCGTGGTGCTTTTTACACCGGGCCATTCTCCGGGGCATATCAGCTTCTACTGCCCGGAGCAACATTTCGTGGTGAGCGGGGACGTTCTGTTCCACCGCAGCATTGGCCGTACCGACCTGCCGGGCGGCGATTTTGATACCCTGGCCGCCAGCATCCGGAACCAGTTATATACCCTGCCCGATGAAACGGTGGTGTACTGCGGCCACGGCCCCGAAACAACCATTGGAGCCGAAAAGAGGGATAATCCGTTCGTAAAAGCGTAA
- a CDS encoding lipopolysaccharide biosynthesis protein codes for MSIKKLAGQTVWYGIPRIVSRFLNFGVSLLGFQLFDPNGSYPYTQIYAVIPFLTVVYTYGLETSFFRFAQTHDRQKLFNTLNISIWISTILLTVLLLAFKGPLTDFIEMKKYPEFVTWMIWIVFFDTLYTIPLAKLRLEERPRKYAFVNVFSVLLNIAIVLFFFYVARPAHEAGENSLLALLYNPRIGIGYFIIANLIASGVTLLLLYKEFTSFKFEFDTRLWKEVLHYSYPLIIVGFGGMINEMLSRVIYRKVLTESATQAEFELGVFGANYKLAVLITIFIQIFRMAAEPFFFNQSRSEGAQKMYARVTKLFTIACCFMFLVISLFLESWKGLIASKHPEYAKGIHIVPILAMGSIFLGIYYNLSIWYKLTNKNMMGAYVTIGGAIITIVLNIALIPEFHYTGAAWATFVCYAFMMVVSYVQGQKHYPIPYAKKKLITYLVIVTLLYVIHEFLITRNIPAKAAYFPYVYYGSSLLFLGLFTLLIVKVEKREMQKMPFIGKYFA; via the coding sequence TTGAGCATTAAGAAATTAGCAGGTCAGACAGTCTGGTATGGCATTCCCCGCATTGTCAGCAGGTTCCTCAACTTCGGCGTCAGCCTGCTGGGTTTTCAGTTATTTGACCCCAATGGCTCCTATCCCTATACGCAGATCTATGCCGTTATACCGTTTCTGACCGTTGTCTATACATATGGACTCGAAACGAGCTTCTTTCGTTTCGCGCAAACCCACGACCGGCAAAAATTATTTAATACCCTTAACATTTCCATCTGGATCAGCACTATCCTGTTGACCGTCTTATTGCTTGCTTTTAAAGGCCCGCTGACCGACTTCATAGAAATGAAGAAGTACCCGGAGTTTGTGACCTGGATGATCTGGATCGTGTTTTTTGACACCCTATATACCATACCGCTGGCCAAACTGCGGCTGGAAGAACGCCCGCGCAAGTATGCTTTTGTGAATGTGTTCTCCGTATTGCTGAATATTGCCATTGTATTGTTCTTTTTCTATGTGGCCCGGCCGGCGCATGAGGCGGGGGAAAATTCCTTGCTGGCCTTACTATACAATCCGCGCATTGGCATTGGCTATTTTATCATCGCCAACCTGATCGCCAGCGGCGTTACCTTACTATTGCTGTATAAGGAATTTACCTCCTTCAAGTTTGAGTTTGATACCAGGCTTTGGAAAGAAGTGCTGCACTATTCCTACCCGCTGATCATCGTGGGTTTTGGTGGTATGATCAATGAGATGCTGAGCCGGGTGATTTACCGCAAGGTGCTGACGGAAAGCGCTACCCAGGCCGAGTTTGAACTGGGGGTATTTGGCGCCAATTATAAGCTGGCCGTACTGATCACGATATTTATACAGATCTTCCGTATGGCGGCAGAGCCTTTCTTTTTTAACCAATCCCGGAGCGAGGGGGCGCAGAAAATGTACGCCCGGGTCACGAAGCTGTTTACCATTGCCTGCTGTTTCATGTTCCTGGTGATATCCCTGTTCCTGGAGTCCTGGAAGGGACTGATCGCTTCCAAACACCCGGAGTACGCAAAAGGCATCCATATTGTGCCCATCCTGGCCATGGGCAGTATTTTCCTGGGTATTTATTATAACCTGTCTATCTGGTATAAGCTCACCAACAAGAATATGATGGGGGCCTATGTAACCATTGGCGGGGCTATTATTACCATTGTCCTGAACATTGCGCTGATACCCGAGTTTCACTATACCGGTGCGGCCTGGGCTACTTTCGTGTGTTATGCTTTCATGATGGTGGTGAGCTATGTGCAGGGGCAAAAGCATTATCCCATCCCCTATGCGAAGAAAAAGCTGATCACTTACCTGGTCATTGTAACCCTCCTGTATGTGATCCATGAGTTCCTGATCACCCGGAACATCCCCGCCAAAGCGGCTTACTTTCCCTATGTTTATTATGGCAGTTCCCTGCTTTTCCTGGGCCTTTTTACCTTGCTGATCGTGAAAGTGGAGAAAAGGGAGATGCAGAAGATGCCTTTTATCGGGAAGTATTTTGCGTAA
- a CDS encoding MarR family winged helix-turn-helix transcriptional regulator has protein sequence MSSFNPEQHLININSKIIASLEKISEVFRVLLQAQAQGHGLSSTQLQLLLFIKYHPAPHQRKAAFMAKEFNVTKATISDSVKALEQKQLIQRITDPQDSRSFILSLTGKGQELAAATENFTMPLDHAVDSLSVDQKEYLLYSVFDLIYRLNQTGIISTQRMCYNCHYYNGNRRDDHYCNLVKQPLTIGDLRLECPEFTKP, from the coding sequence ATGTCATCATTTAATCCCGAACAACACCTGATCAACATTAACAGTAAGATCATTGCTTCCCTCGAAAAGATCTCGGAAGTATTCCGGGTATTGCTGCAGGCGCAGGCACAGGGGCATGGTCTCAGTTCTACCCAGTTACAATTACTGCTCTTTATAAAATACCATCCGGCCCCGCACCAGCGGAAAGCGGCCTTCATGGCGAAGGAGTTCAATGTAACCAAGGCCACCATCTCCGATTCGGTGAAAGCCCTGGAACAAAAGCAACTGATCCAGCGGATCACTGACCCGCAGGACTCGCGCAGCTTTATTCTTTCGCTCACCGGCAAAGGACAGGAACTGGCCGCGGCCACAGAGAATTTTACCATGCCGCTCGATCATGCGGTAGACAGTTTATCTGTAGACCAGAAAGAGTATTTGCTCTACTCCGTTTTCGATCTCATTTACCGGCTGAACCAAACTGGTATTATTTCCACCCAACGCATGTGTTATAACTGTCACTATTATAACGGCAACAGGAGAGACGACCATTATTGTAACCTGGTGAAGCAGCCTTTGACAATAGGTGATCTGAGGCTGGAATGCCCGGAGTTTACGAAACCCTAG
- a CDS encoding protoglobin domain-containing protein: protein MDTTASEIKGYDYGKTAVSPVSLQELELLKATVLFTAADEENLRKAGDVLTEQAEAVIDIWYELVGSHPHLLFYFSKNNMANLEYLTAVRKRFVQWVKDICHRPFDQTWLNYQYEIALRHHKIKKNKTDEIEAAPFVHYRYIITFIYPITATIKPLLAKKGHTPEEVEAMHQAWFKAVVLTATLMTYPYVRAGEF from the coding sequence ATGGACACCACAGCATCAGAAATCAAAGGGTATGATTATGGAAAAACGGCCGTTTCGCCCGTTAGCCTGCAGGAATTGGAACTGCTTAAAGCCACGGTACTTTTTACCGCGGCCGATGAAGAAAACCTGCGCAAGGCCGGCGATGTACTCACCGAACAGGCAGAGGCTGTAATAGATATCTGGTATGAGCTGGTAGGCAGCCATCCGCACCTGTTATTTTATTTTAGTAAGAATAATATGGCAAATCTGGAATATCTTACAGCCGTTCGGAAACGCTTCGTTCAATGGGTGAAGGATATTTGCCATCGTCCGTTTGATCAAACCTGGCTGAACTACCAGTACGAGATCGCCCTGCGGCACCATAAGATCAAAAAGAATAAGACAGACGAAATAGAAGCCGCCCCTTTTGTCCACTATCGCTATATCATCACATTCATATATCCTATTACGGCAACCATCAAACCCCTGCTGGCAAAAAAAGGACATACGCCGGAAGAGGTGGAAGCTATGCACCAGGCATGGTTCAAAGCGGTTGTACTTACAGCAACATTAATGACGTATCCTTATGTCCGTGCCGGAGAATTTTAA
- a CDS encoding ribonuclease III family protein has protein sequence MGILDRFIGKESNLAFKKNLRNVLGFTPGKTALYQAALTHRSVRDSADENNERLEYLGDAILSGIVADFLFKKYPYKEEGFLTEMRSKMVNRNKLNEIAIKMGLKKITFYNKFDNSLKMSQIFGNTLEAVVGAIYLDKGFVKTKKWVLECIIIPHLYMEDLEALEINHKNKLYGWANKNGKNLEFETLDERIEGGRRLFTIGAVVDGALLAEGKAYNKKDASQIAAAIAIDKLGLNKVEGEEE, from the coding sequence GTGGGAATCCTGGACCGCTTTATTGGTAAGGAAAGCAATCTTGCTTTCAAGAAAAATCTTCGGAATGTGCTGGGTTTCACACCCGGCAAGACTGCTTTGTACCAGGCCGCACTCACACACCGCTCGGTAAGGGACAGCGCTGATGAAAATAATGAACGCCTCGAATACCTGGGAGATGCCATCCTGAGCGGCATTGTAGCCGATTTCCTCTTCAAAAAATATCCCTATAAGGAAGAAGGTTTCCTCACTGAGATGCGGAGCAAGATGGTGAACCGCAATAAGCTGAATGAGATCGCCATTAAGATGGGACTGAAGAAGATCACCTTCTATAATAAGTTTGACAACTCCCTTAAAATGAGCCAGATCTTTGGCAATACCCTCGAAGCGGTGGTAGGCGCCATTTACCTGGACAAGGGTTTTGTAAAGACCAAGAAATGGGTGCTGGAATGCATCATCATCCCCCACCTGTATATGGAAGACCTGGAAGCGCTGGAGATCAACCACAAGAATAAACTGTACGGCTGGGCCAATAAGAATGGCAAAAACCTGGAGTTTGAAACCCTCGACGAACGCATTGAAGGCGGCCGCCGCCTTTTCACCATCGGCGCTGTAGTTGACGGCGCCCTGCTGGCCGAAGGCAAAGCCTATAATAAGAAGGACGCCAGCCAGATCGCCGCTGCTATTGCTATTGACAAGCTGGGATTGAACAAGGTAGAAGGTGAAGAAGAATAA
- the fabF gene encoding beta-ketoacyl-ACP synthase II, protein MQLKRVVVTGIGALTPLGNSLQEYWNGLINGVSGADFITLFDASKFKTRFACELKGFDPLQYLDRKEARKLDRFTQIAIASSDQAVADAGISKETVNPDRVGVVFASGIGGLITFQEEVINFAKGDGTPRYNPFFIPKMILDIAAGHISMRHGFRGPNFAVVSACASSTNAIMEAFNLIRLNKADIILAGGSEAVISEAGVGGFNAMKAMSERNDDPKTASRPYDKDRDGFIMGEAAGVLILEELEHALARGAKIYAEIAGAGATADAHHVTAPHPEGLGAKNVMLSALDDAGMKPSDIDYINTHGTSTPLGDIAEVKAITDVFGEHAYNINISSTKSMTGHCLGAAGVVEAIACVMSVQHDIVPPTINHFTDDPELDSRLNFTFEKPQKRIVRAALSNTFGFGGHNACVIVKKY, encoded by the coding sequence ATGCAATTAAAACGTGTTGTTGTAACTGGTATTGGCGCATTGACTCCCTTGGGAAATAGTTTACAAGAGTATTGGAATGGCCTTATTAACGGTGTATCCGGTGCGGATTTTATTACCTTGTTTGATGCGTCAAAATTCAAAACCCGCTTTGCCTGTGAGTTAAAGGGGTTTGATCCATTACAATACCTCGATAGAAAGGAAGCCCGGAAGCTTGACCGTTTTACGCAGATAGCCATCGCCTCCAGCGATCAGGCTGTAGCTGATGCCGGCATCAGCAAAGAAACAGTCAATCCCGACCGTGTCGGGGTTGTCTTCGCCAGTGGTATCGGTGGTCTCATCACCTTTCAGGAAGAAGTGATCAACTTCGCTAAAGGAGATGGCACCCCCCGGTACAATCCCTTCTTCATCCCCAAAATGATCCTGGATATCGCTGCCGGACATATTTCGATGCGCCATGGATTCAGGGGTCCCAACTTCGCCGTTGTAAGCGCCTGCGCTTCTTCTACCAATGCTATTATGGAAGCGTTTAACCTCATACGCCTCAATAAGGCTGATATTATCCTGGCCGGCGGTTCGGAAGCGGTAATCAGCGAAGCTGGTGTAGGTGGTTTCAACGCCATGAAAGCCATGAGCGAGCGGAATGATGATCCCAAAACAGCCAGCCGCCCTTATGATAAGGACCGGGATGGCTTCATCATGGGTGAAGCTGCCGGCGTACTGATACTGGAAGAACTGGAGCACGCCCTTGCCCGCGGCGCCAAGATCTACGCTGAAATTGCCGGCGCCGGCGCTACTGCCGATGCCCACCACGTAACGGCCCCCCACCCCGAAGGTCTGGGCGCCAAAAACGTGATGCTTTCAGCCCTGGATGATGCCGGCATGAAGCCCAGCGACATTGATTATATCAATACCCATGGCACTTCTACGCCGCTTGGCGATATTGCAGAAGTAAAGGCCATTACCGATGTTTTTGGTGAACATGCTTATAATATCAATATCAGTTCCACGAAATCCATGACTGGTCACTGCCTTGGGGCAGCCGGTGTAGTAGAAGCGATCGCTTGCGTTATGAGCGTTCAGCATGATATAGTACCTCCTACGATTAACCACTTCACAGACGACCCGGAACTGGATTCACGTCTGAATTTCACCTTTGAAAAACCCCAGAAAAGAATTGTGCGGGCGGCCTTGAGTAATACCTTTGGCTTTGGTGGTCACAATGCCTGTGTCATCGTTAAAAAGTACTAA
- a CDS encoding acyl carrier protein: protein MSDIATRVKKIIVDKLGVEEAEVTNEASFTNDLGADSLDTVELIMEFEKEFNISIPDEQAETITTVGQAIAYLEEHAK, encoded by the coding sequence ATGTCAGACATTGCAACCAGAGTAAAAAAGATCATAGTTGATAAGTTAGGTGTTGAAGAAGCAGAGGTTACCAATGAGGCTTCTTTCACTAATGATTTAGGTGCCGATTCACTGGACACCGTAGAACTGATCATGGAGTTTGAAAAAGAATTCAATATTTCCATTCCTGATGAGCAAGCTGAAACCATCACTACTGTTGGTCAGGCTATCGCTTATTTAGAAGAGCATGCTAAGTAA
- a CDS encoding GNAT family N-acetyltransferase, translating into MALKIIDHGTKEYQQMVQLRNDILRKPLGLSFTPEELEKEKDEILIGAFEEEKMLGCCMLITIDPATVRLRQMAVLNNVQGKGIGRALMQFAENIARDRGFRKITMHARQTATGFYEKLGYAINGDQFEEVSIPHYIMEKVL; encoded by the coding sequence ATGGCTCTTAAAATCATTGATCACGGCACCAAAGAATACCAGCAAATGGTTCAGTTGCGGAATGATATTCTGCGCAAACCATTGGGTCTTAGCTTTACCCCCGAAGAACTGGAAAAAGAGAAGGATGAGATACTGATCGGCGCCTTCGAAGAGGAAAAAATGCTGGGCTGCTGCATGCTCATCACCATAGATCCCGCTACCGTTCGGTTACGCCAGATGGCGGTATTAAACAATGTGCAGGGGAAAGGTATTGGCCGGGCCCTTATGCAGTTTGCCGAAAACATTGCCCGCGACCGCGGCTTCCGTAAGATCACCATGCATGCCCGGCAAACGGCCACCGGGTTCTATGAAAAACTGGGCTATGCCATCAACGGCGACCAGTTTGAAGAAGTTTCCATCCCTCATTATATAATGGAGAAGGTACTCTGA